The Corylus avellana chromosome ca8, CavTom2PMs-1.0 genome has a segment encoding these proteins:
- the LOC132190313 gene encoding rust resistance kinase Lr10-like — translation MSPSTFQFVTDANGNYVFGQSPPSDDFDQTFKNFNDGVSSTMKWATLASLVSGVVMVAAIVAIAYAIIDCLKKAGTAIPGYARIATKDTDKASNSHLSSIDIEKAETPPLPVLRDSQVEHATMERFLSNMAREKPIRFSPQQLAGFTENYSTILGSGGFGVVFKGQFPNGAQVAVKVLNGELNKQVEEQFMAEVSTMGRTYHVNLVRLYGFCFDPTIRALVYECMDNGSLDKFLFSTNQEMEWEKLHDIAIGTAKGIAYLHEECQERIIHYDIKPANVLLDKNWNPKVADFGLAKLCNRGNSNLLLTKGRGTPGYAAPELWKPYPVTHKCDVYSFGMLLFEIVGRRRNFDDNQNESRQWLPRWTWDMFANNELAVMVSLCGIEEKNREKAERMAMVALWCVQYSADDRPLMSTVVKMLERSMDITPPPFPFEQLVSPGPTMNLHNGTHEDSDTSSSWTNTLEKSNVKSMHNALEIELAS, via the exons ATGAGCCCTTCTACCTTTCAATTTGTTACGGATGCCAACGGCAATTATGTCTTTGGGCAGTCTCCACCATCTGACGATTTTGATCAGACCTTCAAAAATTTCAACGATGGGGTTAGTTCCACCATGAAATGGGCAACCCTAGCTTCACTTG TTTCAGGTGTGGTGATGGTTGCTGCAATTGTAGCCATAGCATATgccataattgattgcttgaaaAAGGCAGGGACTGCAATTCCAGGTTATGCCAGGATAGCCACAAAAGACACAGATAAAGCTTCAAATTCACATCTATCATCCATTGATATTGAAAAAGCAGAAACACCCCCTCTCCCAGTACTTCGGGACTCACAAGTTGAGCATGCAACGATGGAGAGATTCCTCAGCAACATGGCAAGAGAGAAGCCCATCAGGTTCTCACCCCAGCAACTTGCAGGATTCACAGAAAATTACTCCACCATATTGGGTTCAGGTGGTTTTGGTGTAGTCTTCAAAGGCCAATTCCCAAATGGAGCACAAGTGGCTGTCAAAGTGCTTAATGGTGAGTTGAATAAGCAGGTTGAAGAGCAGTTCATGGCAGAAGTTAGCACCATGGGAAGAACTTACCATGTCAACTTGGTTAGACTCTATGGCTTCTGCTTCGACCCCACAATAAGAGCACTTGTTTACGAGTGCATGGACAATGGATCCCTAGACAAGTTCCTTTTCAGCACTAATCAAGAGATGGAGTGGGAGAAGCTTCATGACATTGCAATTGGAACGGCAAAAGGAATAGCTTATCTGCATGAGGAATGCCAAGAAAGAATCATTCACTACGATATAAAGCCAGCAAATGTACTTCTTGACAAAAATTGGAATCCGAAAGTTGCGGATTTTGGTCTAGCAAAGCTTTGCAATAGAGGAAACAGTAACTTACTACTAACAAAAGGCAGAGGGACACCGGGATATGCTGCCCCGGAGCTATGGAAGCCTTATCCTGTGACTCACAAGTGCGATGTTTACAGCTTTGGAATGCTGCTCTTCGAAATTGTCGGGAGGAGAAGAAATTTTGATGATAATCAGAACGAGTCACGACAATGGCTTCCAAGATGGACGTGGGACATGTTTGCGAATAATGAATTAGCCGTTATGGTGTCGCTATGCGGGATTGAAGAGAAGAACCGAGAGAAGGCAGAGAGGATGGCAATGGTGGCTCTGTGGTGCGTTCAATATTCAGCAGATGACAGACCTCTCATGAGCACTGTGGTGAAGATGTTGGAGAGAAGCATGGATATTACTCCACCGCCTTTTCCTTTTGAACAACTTGTATCTCCTGGACCAACTATGAACCTGCATAACGGAACTCATGAGGATTCCGATACTTCATCATCATGGACAAACACTCTTGAGAAATCAAATGTCAAATCTATGCATAACGCCTTAGAGATTGAACTGGCTTCTTAG